Within Rhododendron vialii isolate Sample 1 chromosome 12a, ASM3025357v1, the genomic segment AAAACAACCAAGGCTGGCCCGAAATATATGGCACTCTCTTGAACATTTCTCTATTCAAGGTGAAGTTTTATGCAGTAGATCTCCTCTGGGCTTTCAAGGGGACAACATTCTCTTTTGGAGCGAAGGAAACGGAACCTTATTTCTACctgagaaaatgaagaaaaaagaatcTGTTACCATGAAAGTATTTTGACAACATGAACACAATCAGCCTTATATAACGTTCATTCAGGAATTATCTTGCAAAGATAACAAgttcacacactctctctccttcacaTTTAGTCAACTTATCATTGAAGTCAAAAGTATGGAAAGGTTCTTTCTTTTTACATCCAACCAAGGGGCATCCACATTTTTTGTGCATATTGTACGAACTTACGGAACACCATCCATATCAAGGTAGATGGAAACTTAAGTATGTTCCCCATACTTGTGACATTAGTTTACGTGATCAAGATGTTCCGGCCAAgacatttaaatatttttaaaaaccgTAGCCACTCTTTAGTTTATTTGAAGCAGCCATGATGTGGCTAAACCTCAAATCTCATATATGGAAATATAATGACTCGATGGATAGTCctaaaaaataagcataaaCCTTCAAAGCTACAATAGGGAAATACTAGGAAACAAGGAACAAAGTGACACATTTTGCTCCACGTAGCATTAGGATACGGATTAACACCTGGTCTGTCGTTTtcgcaccaaaaatataatttataaaaccaagGAATTAACTAGTATTCCGAAGAACAGTGGTTAAGTCCAGAATCGTCCGCAGGGAGTAAAAAGCTGAGTTGCAgtagtttcaattaatttctaatttaatttggaaagtaaagagaagttggattttgatttggattgattaaactaaaactaaactagaaagCAGATTAAAGGAGTTGTAAACTGATGAGAGATGGGACTAGAGTTTCCGATTCAGTCTCCCTCTGTAACGCAATTGTTTCGAAACCTAGTGTTCatattcaacattcaaccagattaccgtagggtagcaattcctatcgataattcccaaaaagataatcaaaattcGCACTCCGTATAGGCTATCTCAACACGGCACAAATcgtctcattggatttaaccaacggcacgatccgtctcacgtcgtatagtctatctcaaagcctatcctgaaatattaaaaatcattgtatgacagtgcttgaaaccatggatacaaacacattcgaatgtcagaaaaatatcaaacttcataaaaagttatgaatcgatCAAATCACACAATCAAGTTgaatataaaaccctagaatcaaACAACTATGCTACTTGGAGAGACCACCTCATTACCCTAGCCGAGTAGATTAGCCGTTCATGGAGTGAGAACAAATAATCATGTAAGAACAAAACTCCATTGAACAACAAACTGAAAGCTttctaataaatagtaaaagaaTAAAACCCAAAGCTCCTGTGTTGATTTGGCCGTGATTCGCGAGGCGTGGTGATGGCTGCCCCGTTCTCTGTTTTCGCGTGATGAAAAAGTATCCTGATGGCCACCACCGTTCTCCCGTTTCTGTCGTGGGAAAATATGATGTCCTAAACAAAACCCTTTTCTCCCATATATAGTTGCCGCTTTCCGAATTGTATTTTTCCAGAAATTATAATTAATGGGCCCACCTTTAATTTCCAAACTCTCCCATTTTGTTACAAATCATGGCAAATATATGGCCCAATTCCCAGCCACAAATCACGTGCAGAGACTATATAACTTTATGCTTCAAATTTCCATAAGGTAGCTAGGAATTTGATTGGGTACTTCTCGTTATCCAACATAATTTGGTCGTCTCTGGATCAATTGGATCGGGATCGGCTTTGCGTTAAATATGATTTTGTGCTTTTAGCTCCAAATGTTAACCGTCGGTTCTGAGGATCCTGAAACACaattaacaagtatgaaacccCAAGTAGCGCATTAAAAGAACATAACAAGCTTAAGTTAGGTGGCGCAAAATAGGcgtatttacgcacctatcaacACCCTTCTATACAAGGCACACCGGTAACTTCACTATGATACCTTTCACAAGGGACATGGTATATTCTTCCAGTGCAAATGAAATGCGCCTTAAAGAATAAAACAACACAACTAATAGAGAATAAATATGGTACCGTTTTTCTTTCATGGAGTTGTATGTGCACGAACTTCATCAATCTTTCCTACAGCCTCAAGTATTGAAGAGTACGTAACCCGATCATATTCAAAACCATTTAAGTGCATCTCTTTCATCAGCTTTGCAGCCTCCTCAAACATGCCAGCATGACTAAGACAGCCAAGGACAGTGTTGTAAGAGACGGCATCCAGCTTCATCTTTGAATTCTTCATCTTCGTTAACATCTCCATTGCTCGTTGTGGGCCACCAGTCCTAGCGAAGCCATTGAGAATGATATTATGCGAATTCAAGTCTGGAACACAACCATTCCCTTCCATTGTTCGAAGCAATGAATGAGCTTCATCTATCATTCCACCCCTTACCATCCCTGACATGAGTGcattatatgtatatacatcAGGACTGCACCCAAGACCCTTCATCTCATTAAAAAGATCTACAGCATCTGTGAGACGCCCACACTTTCCAAAATGCTTGATCATCACTGCATATACCCTAGCACTTGAAGATCCACAATTCTCCTTGAGTTCTTGAAATAGCTCATTTGCAGCTTCGTACCTTTTTGCTTTTCCCAGAGTGTTTATAAGGCTACAATATGCAGCTGGACAGGGAGGAAAACCCTTTTCGTCCATCTCCTCAAGCAACAACAAAGCTTTCTCTACCCTATTAGTCTTGCAAAAGCCATCGATAAGAATTGAGTAAGTAAAAGAGCTAGGAATTACACCGTTTGACTTCATTCTCTCAAACAATGAAACCGCCTCAGATGTAGGAGCTTTGCATTCGAATAAAGCTTTAATAACAGAATTATATGTCACCACATTCGGTGTACAGTGCAGTGATTCCATATCTTCAAATAGCTTGATGGCATCAGCCAAACGGCCCGCTCTGCCTAAGAGGTTAATTACATTGTTTATGAGCACGACATCTGGCTGACAATCCTCTTTGAGCATGTTCATGAAGATACTGTACGCATCTTCAACCCTCTGAGCTTTCCCAAGTCCTTTTATGATTTCCGTATAAGTATAAACAGTTGGAGGGCAACCCTTTTCTTTCATCTCCTGGACCAATCCTAAAGCGTTTTCAACCCTACCCAACTTGAAGTATATCCCCATTAAAGTAGTATAAACTCTTGCCGTAGGATGTAAtccattttctctcatttcatcAAACAGCCTTATAGCAGAATCCTCGCGACCCAATTTCCCAAGGGTCGATATAAGTGCACTGTATGTAACTGTGTCAGGGAAACAGTTACCTTCATTGCACATCTCATTGTAAAGCTCATAGACTTTCTCATGGTGGCCTTCCTGCATTAGCATCAATATTATGGAGTTGTAAGTGCTTGCAGTTGGTTTGCATTTGCGAGCTTTTATCTGGTAAAAGATGGAGAGTGCCTTGTTCACCATCTTAGCCTTGCCCATAATTTTCACAATTTCAGATAGATCAACTGGACTTATGAGGCATGTACCCCGGACCATTTCTTGGATTGCTTTCCACATTTCTCCAACTTGTCCAGCTTCATCCAAACAGCGAATTAGAGCCATGTAGGTAGTAGAGTCATGCTCAAAGTTCCTTCTCTTCCCAGCCCACCTGAAAAACTGGATCTTAACATTGGTCTCAACGTCTATTTTCAAAACCTCACGAACTAATCGATGATCCACCTTCAACATGAGCACCTCCAAAGCCTTTTCTGCGTCAGACCCCCACTTAAATATCTTCAAAATTCTTATGAATCTCTCATCCAGTGTCCTCACAGATCGGTTTTTTCGTGACACTGAACGATTTGTGGGCAAGTTTGGTGTTTCACCCTTTGGAGTTGACAGCCGAAACATTTGGACAATTTCACTTTCTGCCAGATTAAGATTCATTCAAtttccaatatttttttccattaatGCAAACTGGAGCCAAATTAACTAACAATATGGTAGGGAAAAAATCTGTAGGGTGCCTGTTTGGAAATGCAGCATTTGTTCCAACTTCCAAACAGAACAGCTTAGGAAGAAACAAAGTCAGAGACATATACAGACAGCCATATGCGTACACACAAATGTTGGAAGTGGTGCAGCTACAGGGACTGTAACAGAATGAATATACCAAACATGGTCATCCAAATGTATAAGCACTGAGATTAAAATACCAGATGATGAAACTCTTACCTGTCTGCTTAATTCTGTTGCATAGATGAGGCAACGTTGATATTACTCGCCTTGAACCAATTGGTCCTTCAACCATTTTCCTGAAGCCCCTAAAGTACATTTCAATGCAGCTAGAAGTATGTTAAGTAATGTTCAAGGTATGGCATGGATGGTTGGGCACAGTTCATAGCACAGCGCACCAATGCTTGAAAGTAATGTGCATCATTTTACCTGTCAACATAATGTGAAGTCATGTTAACAAACTGACAAGATGGAAGCTGGATAAAGTCCAAACAATAGATAGGGAGAGAAGAATTTCTCGCAGAAAGAAAACCAAACATTAACCACAGAAAAAAACATAATCCCATTTTTGAAGAGCATTTATCAGTCAGGTTATGAAGAGTAAGTAAAAAACTCAGTATCAGCTGAACTTTCTTTATTGCAAGATTCGCAACTTAACTTTTTGCTCAAACTCGCAATATTAAGGTTAGAAACAAAACGCAAACAGTTATGTAAGACAATTTGTAGGCTCAAAGTTGTCGCAGAGTACTTGCTTCCGGTTCAACAAGCAAGAAACTGTCACCATTATAACCATGCCATATGaaatcaaaacaaaccaaaccaaacatgcCAATCAATTTGGGTCGGCAACATGAATCCATTTTCTCCATCGAGCTCAGTTGAGGCCAATCCATTTGGGTCCTTTCAAACTACCCCCTCTAAGGTCTATATTGGTAATTGGTCTAACCCTCTTTGCCCCTCCCCTTAGTGCTACCCTTTATTACAATACCTCATTTCTTGGTCTTTACTGGGATGCATATCCCATACAATTTGAACTTGATCAAAGTATAGCAACTTTGGCTGTGATACACACACAACTtctatttttacatttttacaggtaaaaataaaatttacagaACTACACATAAAACCATGGGGTTTTGCTATGGGCAAGTTATACTGCATGCCTTGACTAAATTGGTGCGGCAAAGGTTGAATGTCCAAGTGCTTGGTTCCAATGGGGTAACTGAAATGTGTTACCAATTGACAAATACCTCTATGAAGAAACAGATTAGAATATTAACCCAATCACAGGACTATGTTGCAGAACAACAGAATTTTGTCAGTCGCCTCTTGCGAATTTAGCAGATCCATAACCCAAGGGTTGGCTTGGCGGACAAGGTCTCGGACATAGAGTTTGCTCCTCGCTACGTCTCATGTTTGAGACCTCTCAAGTGTTACCCACTCTCATGCAGTCACTCCATATGGGCTTTGCCCCAGTTTTAGTCAGGCCCGCTAGAGGACGGTGAGAGTGACCCCACGATTAGTCCAGTTGCGCCGTAACTGAGCAGATTCCAAAACAACATTTGTGCACTACTAAATCCAAGAACACAATTCAGCGAGGCATTTCATCGAAACAAAGAAGCGTATCACTCA encodes:
- the LOC131309822 gene encoding pentatricopeptide repeat-containing protein At3g16010 isoform X1, with the translated sequence MYFRGFRKMVEGPIGSRRVISTLPHLCNRIKQTESEIVQMFRLSTPKGETPNLPTNRSVSRKNRSVRTLDERFIRILKIFKWGSDAEKALEVLMLKVDHRLVREVLKIDVETNVKIQFFRWAGKRRNFEHDSTTYMALIRCLDEAGQVGEMWKAIQEMVRGTCLISPVDLSEIVKIMGKAKMVNKALSIFYQIKARKCKPTASTYNSIILMLMQEGHHEKVYELYNEMCNEGNCFPDTVTYSALISTLGKLGREDSAIRLFDEMRENGLHPTARVYTTLMGIYFKLGRVENALGLVQEMKEKGCPPTVYTYTEIIKGLGKAQRVEDAYSIFMNMLKEDCQPDVVLINNVINLLGRAGRLADAIKLFEDMESLHCTPNVVTYNSVIKALFECKAPTSEAVSLFERMKSNGVIPSSFTYSILIDGFCKTNRVEKALLLLEEMDEKGFPPCPAAYCSLINTLGKAKRYEAANELFQELKENCGSSSARVYAVMIKHFGKCGRLTDAVDLFNEMKGLGCSPDVYTYNALMSGMVRGGMIDEAHSLLRTMEGNGCVPDLNSHNIILNGFARTGGPQRAMEMLTKMKNSKMKLDAVSYNTVLGCLSHAGMFEEAAKLMKEMHLNGFEYDRVTYSSILEAVGKIDEVRAHTTP
- the LOC131309822 gene encoding pentatricopeptide repeat-containing protein At3g16010 isoform X2; this translates as MNLNLAESEIVQMFRLSTPKGETPNLPTNRSVSRKNRSVRTLDERFIRILKIFKWGSDAEKALEVLMLKVDHRLVREVLKIDVETNVKIQFFRWAGKRRNFEHDSTTYMALIRCLDEAGQVGEMWKAIQEMVRGTCLISPVDLSEIVKIMGKAKMVNKALSIFYQIKARKCKPTASTYNSIILMLMQEGHHEKVYELYNEMCNEGNCFPDTVTYSALISTLGKLGREDSAIRLFDEMRENGLHPTARVYTTLMGIYFKLGRVENALGLVQEMKEKGCPPTVYTYTEIIKGLGKAQRVEDAYSIFMNMLKEDCQPDVVLINNVINLLGRAGRLADAIKLFEDMESLHCTPNVVTYNSVIKALFECKAPTSEAVSLFERMKSNGVIPSSFTYSILIDGFCKTNRVEKALLLLEEMDEKGFPPCPAAYCSLINTLGKAKRYEAANELFQELKENCGSSSARVYAVMIKHFGKCGRLTDAVDLFNEMKGLGCSPDVYTYNALMSGMVRGGMIDEAHSLLRTMEGNGCVPDLNSHNIILNGFARTGGPQRAMEMLTKMKNSKMKLDAVSYNTVLGCLSHAGMFEEAAKLMKEMHLNGFEYDRVTYSSILEAVGKIDEVRAHTTP